CTCGGCCGCGTCGTTGACCTCCAGGTGCAGCTCGGCGAGGAGGTCCTCCAGCGTCCTGAACTCCTCGTAGAACTGGCGGGTGGACAGCCCGGCGGCCTCGCTGAGCGCGGCGATCGTGGTACCGCGGTAGCCGGGGCCGCGGCCGAACATCTCCAGCCCGGCGTCCAGGAACCGGCGGCGCCGCTCGGCGCGCCGCTCGTCGGCGGACCGGCCGCCGTACCTGCCCGTCGGTGTCGCGCGCCTGCCCGCCACGTGGCTCCCTCCGTCCGTCCGTTCGGCATTTTCCCGCAAACGGGTCGTGTGTCACACATCACCCCCTGTGGTCTCGCTCGCCGGGACCGGCCGGGCGCCGCCTCGCCGCGGCCTCCCGCGCGTCCCGGCCATGATTCGGAGCGCGGATGGCGGGAACCGCGAATCGGTGGTTTTTGGGATGATTCGAAGGCATCTGATGCCTTTTGCGGGACGCCGGTACTGGGACGAGCGCGCGAAGCTGACGCTCAAGGCCGTCCTCGCGGCGGTCACGGCATGGCTGGTCGCGAAGTACGTGTTCGGCCAGTCGCAGCCGTACTTCGCTCCCCTGGCCGCACTGCTCGGGGTGTACCCGACCGTCGTGCGGTCCGTGCGGGAGAGCCTCGCCTACGGGGGCGGATTCGTGATCGGCGCGGCGCTCGCGATCCCCGTCGGGCTGCTCGTCGGCCCGAACATCGCCGGCATCGCCCTCGTCGTCGTCCTCGCCATGATGGCGTCGGGATGGCGGCGGCTCGGCGAGCAGGCGTCGCAGGTCCCGTTCACGGCGCTGTTCGCGCTGCTGCTGGGCGGGCGCGAGGTCGTCGGCTACACGCTGCCGCGCATGGTCGACGTCGCCGTCGGCCTCGTGGTCGGCCTCGCCGTGAACGCGGCCGTCTTCCCGCCGCTGTTCCTGCGGCGCGGCGAGTACGCGGTCCGGGAGATGCGCGAGACCCTCGCGGACGCCCTCGGGACGCTCGCCGACGACGTCGTCGAGCCGGCCGAGTGGAGGTCGCTGTGGCAGGAGCGCGAGTCCCGGCTGGTGAGCGTCCAGGAGCAGGCGCGGTACGCGGTCGAGCAGGGCGAGGCGAGCCTGCGCGCCAACCCGCGCGCGAAGCTGCGCGGCTACCGGCTGCGCTGGCGGGACGTCCCCGGGCAGTGGCCGGCGCCGGAGCTGATGACGATGCTCGACCACGCGACGGCCCACAGCCGGTCGATCGCGGCGACGCTGCGCCGGCTCGCGGACGCCGACGAGGCGGTGGTGCCGGGAGACGGGTTCTGGCGGGAGTACGCGGAGCTCCTCCGCGCTCTCGGCGCCCTCGTCCTGGAACTGCCCGACGTGCCGGACGGCGCGGCGCTGGCGGAGGCCGAGAAGACGCAGTGCGAGATGGAGCGGCCCTTCCTCGGCCCGCGGACCGACGCCCCCGGGCTGTGGGACCCGCGCAAGGAGCTGCTGCGGCTCAGCCGCCTGCTGCTCGACGACCTGCGCGACCACCGCCCCTAGCGCGCGCCGTCCACCGCGCCGGAAAACCCTTCGCGCCCGTCTCCCGCGACCGTTACGGTCGGGCTGCCGCACGGCACGATCTTGTCCGGCGGCGGTCGTCATCAGAGAGAACCAGGAGGATTCCCGATGACAACAACCACAGCCCTTGCTCTGACCAAGGTTCGCAACATCGGGATCATGGCGCACATCGACGCCGGCAAGACGACGACCGCCGAGCGGATCCTCTTCTACACCGGTGTGTCGCACCGGATCGGCGAGGTGCACGACGGCAACACCGCGCTGGACTACACCAAGCAGGAGCGCGACCGGGGCATCACCATCACCTCGGCGGCGACGACCTGCCGCTGGACGGTCCGGGACGCGCCCGGCGGCGAACACACGATCAACCTGATCGACACGCCGGGCCACGTCGACTTCACGATCGAGGTCGAACGCTGCCTGCGCGTCCTCGACGGCGCCGTGGCCGTGTTCGACGGCGTCGCGGGCGTCGAGCCGCAGTCGGAGACGGTGTGGCGCCAGGCCGACCGCTACGGCGTGCCGCGCATCTGCTTCGTCAACAAGCTC
The sequence above is a segment of the Actinomadura coerulea genome. Coding sequences within it:
- a CDS encoding FUSC family protein, encoding MPFAGRRYWDERAKLTLKAVLAAVTAWLVAKYVFGQSQPYFAPLAALLGVYPTVVRSVRESLAYGGGFVIGAALAIPVGLLVGPNIAGIALVVVLAMMASGWRRLGEQASQVPFTALFALLLGGREVVGYTLPRMVDVAVGLVVGLAVNAAVFPPLFLRRGEYAVREMRETLADALGTLADDVVEPAEWRSLWQERESRLVSVQEQARYAVEQGEASLRANPRAKLRGYRLRWRDVPGQWPAPELMTMLDHATAHSRSIAATLRRLADADEAVVPGDGFWREYAELLRALGALVLELPDVPDGAALAEAEKTQCEMERPFLGPRTDAPGLWDPRKELLRLSRLLLDDLRDHRP